The Oceanisphaera avium genome includes a region encoding these proteins:
- the gshB gene encoding glutathione synthase: MTAIKLGIVMDPIQSITIKKDTSFAMLLEAQRRGYELWYMEMADLSLRGGDAYGRMARLTVKEDATQWFTLEEPQLQPLSDLDVILMRKDPPFDTEYIYATYLLERAEEKGTLIVNKPQSLRDANEKLYTAWFSEFTPITLVTRSAQDIREFYQEHSDIIIKPLDGMGGASIFRVQQGDPNLGVIIETLTEHGSRYCMVQAYIPAIKQGDKRVLVVDGEVVPYCLARIPQGGETRGNLAAGGLGVAQPLSDSDRRIAEALGPTLKAKGLIFVGLDIIGDKLTEVNVTSPTCVREIENAFPVNICGMLMDAIEKRLS, translated from the coding sequence ATGACCGCGATTAAGTTAGGAATAGTGATGGACCCCATCCAGTCCATCACTATCAAAAAAGACACCAGTTTCGCCATGTTGCTAGAAGCACAACGCCGTGGTTACGAACTGTGGTATATGGAAATGGCCGATTTAAGTTTACGAGGCGGTGATGCTTATGGCCGCATGGCCAGACTGACGGTAAAAGAAGATGCCACTCAGTGGTTCACCTTAGAAGAGCCGCAGTTGCAGCCTTTAAGTGATCTGGACGTGATCTTAATGCGCAAAGACCCGCCTTTTGATACCGAATATATCTATGCCACTTATTTATTAGAGCGCGCCGAAGAAAAAGGCACCCTCATCGTAAATAAGCCGCAAAGCCTGCGCGATGCTAATGAAAAGCTCTATACCGCTTGGTTTTCTGAGTTTACGCCTATTACTTTAGTCACTCGCAGCGCCCAAGATATCCGTGAATTCTATCAAGAGCACAGCGATATTATTATTAAACCCTTGGATGGCATGGGTGGCGCCTCTATTTTTAGAGTACAGCAAGGGGATCCTAACTTAGGCGTTATTATTGAAACCCTCACCGAACATGGTAGCCGTTACTGCATGGTACAAGCCTATATACCGGCGATTAAGCAAGGTGATAAGCGAGTATTAGTAGTGGATGGCGAAGTGGTGCCTTATTGCTTAGCACGCATTCCCCAAGGCGGAGAAACCCGCGGTAACTTAGCCGCTGGAGGTTTGGGAGTCGCTCAACCCCTAAGCGACAGCGATCGCCGCATAGCAGAGGCACTAGGCCCTACCTTAAAGGCAAAAGGCTTGATTTTTGTAGGGCTCGATATTATTGGTGATAAGCTAACTGAAGTAAACGTAACCAGTCCCACGTGTGTACGTGAGATTGAAAATGCATTTCCGGTAAATATTTGTGGAATGCTGATGGATGCCATTGAAAAGCGGCTATCCTAA
- a CDS encoding YqgE/AlgH family protein, which produces MDSLQHHFLIAMPSLKDPFFGGAVTYVCEHNDEGAMGLVINIPIDLPLYELLAQLEMAPEDERSELKRPVLQGGPVAADRGFVLHTPKNGFSSSQLLADNLMITTSPDVLETLGSEEAPEHYLVALGYAGWTPGQLEQELSENSWLTVPADTELLFDTPFSKRWQQAIARLGVDPQHLSSQVGHG; this is translated from the coding sequence ATGGATTCATTGCAACATCATTTTCTTATTGCCATGCCCAGCCTCAAAGACCCTTTCTTTGGTGGAGCGGTTACCTATGTGTGCGAACATAATGACGAGGGGGCCATGGGCTTGGTAATAAATATTCCTATCGACTTACCCCTATATGAATTATTAGCTCAACTGGAAATGGCACCAGAAGACGAGCGCTCCGAGCTTAAACGCCCCGTATTACAAGGGGGGCCGGTAGCCGCCGATCGGGGCTTTGTGCTGCACACCCCAAAAAATGGCTTTAGCTCTAGCCAACTACTGGCCGATAATTTAATGATTACCACCTCACCCGATGTACTAGAAACGCTTGGCTCTGAAGAAGCGCCCGAGCATTATTTAGTGGCACTGGGTTATGCAGGCTGGACACCTGGGCAACTAGAACAAGAGCTCAGTGAAAATAGCTGGCTTACGGTGCCCGCCGATACGGAATTACTCTTTGATACGCCCTTTTCTAAGCGCTGGCAACAAGCGATTGCTCGCTTAGGCGTAGATCCCCAGCATTTATCTTCACAAGTAGGTCATGGATGA
- the ruvX gene encoding Holliday junction resolvase RuvX, which yields MSRTLLGFDYGTKSIGVAVGQELTATARPLLALKALDGIPNWDDIARLVNEWQPQLLIIGLPLNMDGSEQDISRRARKFANRLHGRFGIQVELQDERLTTTDARARLFEAGGYKALGKDAVDAVSAQLILESWLEGN from the coding sequence ATGAGCCGCACTTTGCTTGGCTTTGATTACGGAACTAAAAGTATTGGGGTGGCCGTGGGCCAAGAGCTCACCGCGACGGCTCGCCCCTTATTGGCATTAAAAGCCCTTGATGGTATTCCTAATTGGGATGACATTGCACGTCTCGTTAATGAATGGCAGCCCCAATTACTCATTATTGGTTTGCCGCTTAATATGGATGGCAGTGAGCAAGATATCTCACGGCGCGCCAGAAAGTTTGCTAATCGATTGCATGGCCGCTTTGGTATTCAAGTGGAGTTGCAAGATGAGCGGCTCACTACCACAGATGCTAGAGCCAGATTGTTTGAAGCGGGGGGCTATAAGGCGCTAGGTAAAGATGCGGTGGATGCAGTGTCGGCGCAATTAATCTTAGAGTCGTGGTTGGAAGGTAACTAA
- a CDS encoding cold-shock protein, with the protein MATGTVKWFNEAKGFGFITPADGSKDLFAHFSEITGSGFKTLAEGQQVSYTATEGAKGSQASQIEAI; encoded by the coding sequence ATGGCTACTGGTACCGTAAAATGGTTTAACGAAGCAAAAGGTTTTGGTTTTATCACTCCTGCTGATGGCAGCAAAGATTTGTTCGCACATTTCTCTGAAATCACTGGGAGTGGCTTCAAAACATTGGCTGAAGGCCAACAGGTATCTTACACCGCTACTGAAGGTGCTAAAGGTTCTCAAGCTTCACAAATCGAAGCTATCTAA
- the carB gene encoding carbamoyl-phosphate synthase large subunit, with protein MAKRTDIKSILILGAGPIVIGQACEFDYSGAQACKALREEGYRVILVNSNPATIMTDPEMADATYIEPVQWEVVREIIKKERPDAVLPTMGGQTALNCALDLEKHGVLAEFGVEMIGASADAIDKAEDRSRFDKAMKNIGLECPRAGFARSMDEAYQVQAEVGFPCIIRPSFTMGGTGGGIAYNREEFEDICTRGLDLSPTNELLIDESLIGWKEYEMEVVRDKKDNCIIVCSIENFDAMGVHTGDSITVAPAQTLTDKEYQIMRSASLAILREIGVETGGSNVQFGIDPKTGRMVVIEMNPRVSRSSALASKATGFPIAKIAAKLAVGYTLDELQNDITGGRTPASFEPAIDYVVTKVPRFNFEKFAGANDRLTTQMKSVGEVMSIGRNFQESLQKALRSLETGQHGLDPIIDLKDADSMARIRHELKEPGPERIWYIGDAFRAGMSLDDIFKLTNVDPWFLVQMEDLIKLENQVNELAVSDVTPALLRNLKRKGFSDIRLGKLLGLSEDEVRKLRHRLGIFPVYKRVDTCAGEFATDTAYMYSSYDEECEAKPSTNKKIMILGGGPNRIGQGIEFDYCCVHAALALREDGYETIMVNCNPETVSTDYDTSDRLYFEPVTLEDVLEIVRIEQPEGVIVQYGGQTPLKLARALEAAGVPIIGTSPDAIDRAEDRERFQQAVERLGLKQPENGTVTALEQAVVIAERIGYPLVVRPSYVLGGRAMEIVYDEQDLRRYFKEAVTVSNEAPVLLDRFLDDAIEVDVDAICDGKDVVIGGIMEHIEQAGVHSGDSGCSLPAYSLSQAAQDEMREQARKLALELGVVGLMNIQFAVKGQDIYLIEVNPRAARTVPFVSKATGIPLAKVAARVMAGKTLAELGVTKEVIPPYFSVKEVVLPFNKFAGVDPLLGPEMRSTGEVMGVGETFAEAFGKAHLGAGNAVPTSGRALLSVRDSDKKRVVELAKALLAAGFELDATHGTAVVLGEANINPRLVNKVHEGRPHILDRIKNNEYTYIVNTVEGRQAIEDSRQLRRGALAQKLAYSTTLNGGIATCMAMAYDATASVISVQEMHARIAKQK; from the coding sequence ATGGCAAAACGTACAGACATAAAAAGCATCCTGATCTTGGGCGCAGGCCCGATAGTGATCGGACAGGCCTGCGAATTCGACTACTCCGGTGCCCAAGCGTGTAAAGCGCTACGCGAAGAAGGCTATCGCGTTATTTTGGTGAACTCTAATCCCGCCACCATAATGACCGACCCAGAAATGGCCGATGCAACCTATATCGAGCCCGTACAATGGGAAGTGGTACGAGAAATTATTAAGAAAGAACGCCCCGATGCGGTATTGCCCACCATGGGTGGCCAAACTGCCCTAAACTGTGCACTGGATTTAGAAAAGCACGGCGTGTTGGCTGAATTTGGCGTAGAAATGATTGGCGCCAGTGCCGACGCTATCGATAAAGCAGAAGACCGTAGCCGCTTTGATAAAGCGATGAAAAATATCGGCCTAGAATGCCCTCGCGCGGGCTTTGCCCGGAGCATGGATGAAGCTTACCAAGTACAAGCCGAAGTGGGTTTCCCTTGTATTATTCGCCCCTCATTTACTATGGGTGGCACTGGTGGCGGTATTGCTTATAACCGAGAAGAGTTTGAAGACATTTGTACTCGGGGTCTAGACTTATCTCCTACCAATGAATTATTGATTGATGAGTCTTTAATTGGTTGGAAAGAGTATGAAATGGAAGTGGTGCGCGATAAAAAAGACAACTGCATTATCGTCTGCTCCATTGAAAACTTTGACGCTATGGGCGTGCACACCGGTGACTCCATTACCGTAGCGCCGGCGCAAACCTTAACCGATAAAGAATACCAAATCATGCGCAGTGCCTCTTTGGCCATCTTGCGTGAGATTGGGGTAGAAACTGGCGGTTCTAACGTTCAGTTTGGTATTGACCCCAAAACCGGGCGCATGGTGGTGATCGAGATGAACCCGCGGGTATCTCGTTCTTCTGCTCTTGCCTCTAAAGCGACCGGCTTTCCGATTGCCAAAATTGCCGCCAAGCTGGCAGTGGGTTATACGCTAGATGAACTGCAAAACGACATCACAGGTGGCCGCACGCCTGCCTCGTTTGAACCTGCCATTGATTACGTCGTCACTAAAGTGCCGCGCTTTAACTTTGAAAAATTTGCCGGTGCTAATGATCGCCTCACCACGCAGATGAAGTCGGTGGGTGAGGTCATGTCTATTGGCCGTAACTTTCAAGAGTCATTACAAAAAGCGCTGCGCAGCCTAGAAACCGGCCAGCATGGTCTTGATCCTATTATCGACTTAAAAGACGCCGATAGCATGGCGCGTATTCGTCACGAGCTTAAAGAGCCCGGTCCGGAGCGTATTTGGTATATTGGCGATGCTTTTCGTGCTGGCATGAGCTTAGATGACATTTTTAAGCTGACTAACGTGGACCCTTGGTTCCTAGTGCAAATGGAAGATCTTATTAAGCTAGAAAATCAAGTGAATGAGCTAGCCGTCAGCGATGTGACTCCTGCTCTATTGCGTAACCTAAAACGCAAAGGCTTTTCTGATATTCGCTTAGGTAAACTGCTGGGTTTATCCGAAGATGAAGTGCGCAAGCTGCGCCATCGTTTAGGTATTTTCCCCGTCTATAAGCGCGTGGATACCTGTGCAGGCGAGTTTGCGACCGACACCGCTTACATGTATTCCTCTTATGATGAAGAGTGTGAAGCTAAGCCCTCTACTAATAAGAAAATTATGATTTTGGGCGGTGGTCCAAATCGTATTGGTCAAGGCATAGAGTTTGACTATTGCTGTGTGCATGCGGCGTTAGCGCTGCGTGAAGACGGTTATGAAACCATTATGGTTAACTGTAATCCAGAAACCGTCTCTACGGATTATGACACCTCAGACCGCCTCTATTTTGAGCCGGTGACGCTAGAGGATGTGCTAGAGATAGTGCGCATTGAGCAGCCTGAAGGTGTGATAGTGCAATACGGCGGTCAAACGCCATTAAAACTGGCCCGTGCGCTTGAAGCGGCTGGCGTACCTATTATTGGTACTAGCCCGGATGCCATTGACCGCGCCGAAGACCGTGAGCGCTTTCAACAAGCGGTTGAGCGCTTAGGCTTAAAACAGCCAGAAAATGGCACCGTGACTGCTCTTGAGCAAGCGGTGGTGATTGCAGAGCGTATTGGCTATCCGCTGGTGGTGCGCCCCTCCTATGTGTTAGGAGGTCGCGCCATGGAAATTGTCTATGACGAGCAAGACTTGCGCCGCTACTTTAAAGAAGCAGTGACTGTGTCTAACGAAGCGCCGGTGTTACTAGATCGCTTCCTAGATGATGCCATTGAAGTGGATGTAGATGCCATTTGCGACGGAAAAGACGTAGTCATCGGCGGCATTATGGAGCACATCGAGCAAGCTGGCGTGCACTCTGGTGACTCAGGGTGTTCATTGCCTGCTTATAGCTTAAGCCAAGCCGCACAAGATGAAATGCGCGAGCAAGCACGAAAGCTGGCGTTAGAGCTGGGTGTGGTAGGCTTGATGAATATTCAGTTTGCCGTTAAAGGCCAAGATATTTATTTAATAGAAGTGAACCCCCGAGCCGCGCGTACCGTACCGTTTGTCTCTAAAGCTACCGGCATCCCACTGGCTAAAGTGGCTGCGCGTGTCATGGCGGGTAAAACCTTAGCTGAACTGGGCGTAACCAAGGAAGTTATTCCGCCGTATTTCTCAGTAAAAGAAGTGGTCTTACCCTTTAATAAATTTGCGGGTGTTGACCCCTTATTAGGCCCAGAAATGCGCTCTACCGGTGAAGTGATGGGAGTAGGTGAAACCTTTGCTGAAGCTTTTGGTAAAGCTCATTTAGGGGCAGGCAATGCTGTGCCTACTAGTGGTCGTGCTTTATTGTCCGTGCGTGATAGCGATAAAAAGCGCGTGGTTGAATTAGCCAAAGCGCTATTAGCAGCCGGCTTTGAGCTAGATGCGACTCATGGCACTGCCGTGGTACTGGGTGAGGCGAATATTAATCCCCGCTTAGTGAACAAAGTGCATGAAGGTCGCCCTCATATTCTGGATCGTATTAAGAATAATGAGTACACCTATATCGTTAACACGGTAGAAGGGCGCCAAGCCATTGAAGACTCACGCCAATTGCGCCGTGGCGCCTTGGCTCAAAAGTTGGCTTATAGCACCACTTTAAACGGGGGCATTGCGACTTGTATGGCCATGGCTTATGACGCCACCGCGTCGGTCATCTCGGTGCAAGAAATGCATGCTCGAATTGCCAAGCAAAAATAA
- the carA gene encoding glutamine-hydrolyzing carbamoyl-phosphate synthase small subunit, with protein sequence MTHSALLVLEDGSVFHGTSLGADGCTVGEVVFNTSMTGYQEVLTDPSYSRQIVTLTYPHIGNTGTNNEDEESNKVQAQGLIIRELPIVASNFRNQQSLPDYLKAHNIVGIADIDTRKLTRILREKGAQAGCIIAGENLDEASALAKAKAFPGLKGMDLAKVVTTDRQYAWQQGSWQLGEGFFEPALANLPYHVVAYDYGVKRNILRMLVDRGCRVTVVPATTCADEVLALQPDGIFLSNGPADPEPCDYAISAIKTLLDSNIPIFGICLGHQLLGLASGANTMKMKFGHHGANHPVHDLEHDRVMITSQNHGFAVDEASLPSNIAVTHRSLFDGTIQGFKRTDKPAFSFQGHPEASPGPGEAANLFDHFIDLIKQHSA encoded by the coding sequence TTGACTCACTCAGCACTGCTTGTACTAGAAGACGGTTCAGTCTTTCATGGTACATCCCTAGGAGCCGACGGTTGTACCGTTGGTGAAGTGGTATTCAATACGTCGATGACGGGATACCAAGAAGTTCTCACAGACCCATCTTATTCTCGCCAAATTGTTACCCTCACATATCCTCATATAGGCAATACCGGCACTAATAACGAAGACGAAGAATCTAATAAGGTGCAAGCTCAAGGCCTGATTATTCGCGAACTTCCTATTGTAGCCTCAAACTTTCGTAACCAACAGTCTCTACCTGACTACCTCAAAGCTCACAACATAGTGGGTATTGCCGATATAGATACCCGTAAACTCACTCGCATCTTACGGGAAAAAGGGGCACAAGCTGGCTGCATTATTGCCGGTGAAAATTTAGATGAAGCGAGTGCGCTAGCCAAAGCAAAAGCTTTTCCGGGTCTTAAAGGCATGGATTTGGCAAAAGTGGTCACCACCGACCGCCAATATGCTTGGCAGCAAGGTAGCTGGCAATTAGGTGAAGGCTTTTTTGAACCGGCTCTTGCCAATTTGCCCTATCACGTTGTCGCCTATGACTACGGCGTAAAACGTAATATCTTACGCATGTTGGTTGATCGCGGCTGTCGGGTAACTGTGGTGCCGGCAACCACCTGTGCCGATGAAGTATTAGCGCTGCAGCCTGATGGCATTTTCTTATCTAATGGCCCAGCGGATCCTGAGCCTTGTGATTATGCGATTAGCGCCATCAAGACGTTGCTTGATAGCAATATTCCTATATTTGGCATTTGCCTTGGTCATCAGTTATTAGGCTTGGCCAGTGGCGCTAACACCATGAAAATGAAGTTTGGCCATCATGGTGCTAATCATCCAGTGCATGACCTTGAGCACGACCGAGTGATGATCACCAGCCAAAACCACGGCTTTGCAGTGGATGAAGCCAGCTTACCTAGCAATATTGCAGTGACCCATCGTTCATTATTCGATGGCACCATTCAAGGTTTTAAGCGCACCGACAAGCCAGCGTTCAGTTTTCAGGGGCATCCCGAAGCCAGCCCAGGCCCGGGCGAAGCCGCTAACCTGTTCGACCATTTTATTGATTTGATTAAACAGCACAGCGCGTAA
- the dapB gene encoding 4-hydroxy-tetrahydrodipicolinate reductase — MTSPVRIAVAGCNGRMGKVLIESVSQTSGVVLTAAIEHAGSSVLGADAGELANVGRLEVLVSADLAAVIDEVDVIIDFTRPDVTLANIALAQQHGKRLVIGTTGFNEAEKSQINAAIHNTAIVMASNYSVGVNLVFKLLEQAAKVMGDYTDIEIIEAHHRHKVDAPSGTALSMGEVIADTLGRDLKSCAVYGREGITGERDLNTIGFATVRAGDIVGEHTVMFADIGERVEITHKASNRLTFANGAVRAAAWIATQSPGLYDMQDVLNLK; from the coding sequence ATGACAAGTCCGGTTCGCATTGCCGTAGCTGGTTGTAATGGCCGTATGGGTAAGGTGTTGATTGAGTCAGTAAGTCAAACATCAGGTGTGGTGCTCACTGCTGCTATTGAGCATGCAGGCTCTTCGGTGTTGGGTGCCGATGCGGGTGAGTTAGCGAATGTAGGGCGATTAGAGGTCTTAGTCAGCGCCGACTTAGCTGCCGTGATTGATGAGGTGGATGTAATTATCGACTTCACTCGCCCCGACGTCACATTAGCTAACATTGCATTAGCGCAACAGCATGGTAAGCGACTGGTCATTGGCACCACCGGCTTTAATGAAGCAGAAAAATCGCAAATTAATGCCGCCATTCATAACACCGCCATTGTCATGGCCTCTAATTACAGTGTAGGGGTGAATTTAGTCTTTAAATTACTTGAACAAGCCGCCAAAGTAATGGGCGATTACACTGATATTGAAATTATTGAAGCGCACCATCGTCATAAAGTGGATGCACCATCAGGCACCGCACTCAGCATGGGTGAAGTAATAGCGGATACCTTAGGGCGCGATTTAAAAAGCTGTGCCGTATATGGTCGAGAGGGTATTACCGGTGAACGTGATCTTAATACCATAGGTTTTGCTACCGTGCGTGCTGGAGATATTGTGGGCGAGCATACGGTGATGTTTGCCGATATTGGTGAGCGAGTAGAAATTACTCATAAAGCCTCTAATCGATTAACGTTTGCTAATGGTGCAGTACGCGCGGCGGCTTGGATTGCTACACAATCGCCAGGTTTATATGACATGCAAGATGTCTTAAATCTAAAGTAA
- a CDS encoding FKBP-type peptidyl-prolyl cis-trans isomerase translates to MSSYETTEQKASYGVGRQIGDQLTQQSFEGLEISAVQQGLADAINGVDFAVSREDINSAFQVITERMKEKQSAESAKAKAAEAEFLTANAERAEISQTASGLQYEVLTKGEGAIPSANDTVRVHYHGTFIDGSVFDSSVMRGEPAEFPVTGVIKGWVEALQLMPVGSKWKLYVPHELAYGEQGAGAIPPCATLLFEVELLEIL, encoded by the coding sequence ATGTCCTCATATGAGACTACAGAGCAAAAAGCCAGCTATGGCGTAGGTCGCCAGATTGGCGATCAGTTAACTCAGCAATCTTTTGAAGGCTTAGAAATCTCTGCCGTACAACAAGGTTTGGCCGATGCCATTAATGGCGTAGATTTCGCCGTGTCTCGCGAAGACATTAACAGTGCTTTTCAAGTGATCACTGAGCGCATGAAAGAAAAGCAAAGTGCTGAGTCTGCTAAAGCAAAAGCAGCAGAAGCTGAGTTTTTAACGGCTAACGCCGAGCGTGCCGAAATTAGCCAAACAGCGTCAGGCTTGCAATATGAAGTGTTGACTAAAGGTGAAGGCGCCATACCTAGCGCTAACGACACCGTACGTGTGCATTACCATGGTACCTTTATTGATGGCTCTGTGTTTGACAGCTCAGTGATGCGCGGCGAGCCGGCTGAGTTCCCCGTGACCGGTGTCATTAAAGGATGGGTTGAAGCGCTGCAGCTGATGCCAGTAGGTTCTAAGTGGAAGTTATATGTTCCTCATGAATTAGCTTATGGTGAGCAAGGTGCGGGTGCCATTCCTCCTTGTGCGACCTTACTTTTCGAAGTTGAGCTTTTAGAAATTCTGTAA
- a CDS encoding helix-turn-helix domain-containing protein has protein sequence MNPDTSLVGKKIRQIRESMGLSRPKFAELLQVPPTTLKNYELGYREVGGAFLVALAQHPDLHKYTLWLLTDHTQDGVGQVAPEQHH, from the coding sequence ATGAATCCAGATACCAGTTTAGTTGGAAAGAAGATCCGCCAAATACGCGAGTCTATGGGGTTAAGTCGGCCTAAGTTTGCTGAATTACTTCAAGTTCCACCCACTACTTTGAAAAATTATGAGCTTGGTTATCGCGAAGTGGGCGGCGCTTTTCTCGTGGCGCTAGCCCAGCATCCTGACTTACATAAATACACCTTGTGGCTGCTAACAGATCATACCCAAGACGGTGTAGGTCAAGTGGCACCTGAACAGCACCATTAG
- a CDS encoding OmpA family protein, whose translation MKKTVAPTLIAMAIAAAGISTTAQANDWYLGAGAGYADTSDIERNDTGLSGDGEAVSLFTGYNFSDYFGTELGFTRFGQDVDTNALTLSAIGRMPLSERMSLFGELGALGYDIKANGGDKGLSPMAGLGLTYRASDLVDVQARYRRVEDMGEFNKVGFETDINNYMLEVVLHPNRGESTPPPVAPVAQQPEAETTYETRSVTADGSIYFAFDKSDLSGESRATLDEVARFAEENPDYQVELAGYADRLGTAEYNRKLSERRAMAAKEYLVDRGVAAQNIQTAWYGSELAEGQTEAERQRDRRVDAKAQATIEVEIVE comes from the coding sequence ATGAAAAAGACAGTGGCTCCTACTTTAATCGCAATGGCCATCGCTGCCGCCGGTATTTCAACAACTGCACAAGCGAATGACTGGTATTTGGGTGCGGGTGCAGGCTATGCCGACACCAGCGATATCGAGAGAAATGACACCGGTTTAAGCGGTGACGGCGAAGCCGTTAGCTTGTTTACCGGTTATAACTTCAGCGACTACTTTGGTACTGAGCTGGGCTTTACCCGCTTTGGCCAAGACGTTGACACCAATGCGCTGACATTGTCTGCTATTGGGCGTATGCCACTGAGCGAGCGCATGTCGCTGTTTGGTGAGCTGGGTGCACTGGGCTATGACATTAAAGCCAATGGCGGCGACAAAGGTCTGTCTCCTATGGCAGGTTTAGGTTTAACTTACCGCGCCTCTGATCTCGTAGACGTGCAAGCACGCTACCGTCGCGTTGAAGACATGGGTGAATTCAATAAAGTAGGTTTTGAAACCGACATTAACAACTACATGTTAGAAGTGGTATTGCACCCTAACCGCGGTGAGAGCACACCTCCTCCTGTAGCACCGGTTGCCCAACAGCCTGAAGCAGAAACCACCTATGAAACTCGTAGCGTAACTGCTGATGGTTCTATCTACTTTGCATTTGATAAGTCTGACTTGTCTGGCGAGTCACGCGCTACGTTAGACGAAGTTGCTCGTTTTGCTGAAGAGAACCCAGACTACCAAGTAGAGCTGGCCGGTTATGCTGACCGTTTAGGTACTGCAGAATATAACCGTAAGTTGTCTGAGCGCCGTGCAATGGCTGCTAAAGAGTACTTAGTTGATCGTGGTGTTGCTGCCCAGAACATCCAAACTGCATGGTACGGCAGCGAGTTGGCTGAAGGCCAAACTGAAGCTGAGCGCCAGCGCGACCGTCGTGTTGATGCAAAAGCACAAGCGACCATCGAAGTTGAAATCGTAGAATAA
- a CDS encoding YchJ family protein, producing the protein MRCHCHSQLLFSDCCQPYLSGLLPAPTPIALMRSRYTAFVLADGDYLLATWHPATKEQLCAHELAAAGRSCEWLGLKIIFSRTDTATEQGVVEFKARYKEQGKVAVLHEQSYFERVQGNWRYKDGVLNPPKIPANQPCPCGKLQDGRIKKYKHCCAQH; encoded by the coding sequence ATGCGTTGCCACTGCCATAGCCAGCTACTTTTTAGTGATTGTTGTCAGCCCTACCTTAGCGGTTTATTGCCTGCTCCGACTCCCATTGCACTTATGCGCTCACGCTACACGGCGTTTGTGTTAGCCGATGGCGACTACTTGTTGGCTACGTGGCATCCCGCGACTAAGGAGCAACTTTGTGCACATGAATTAGCTGCGGCGGGTCGTTCTTGTGAATGGCTAGGCTTAAAGATTATTTTTAGTCGTACTGATACAGCCACAGAACAAGGAGTGGTGGAATTTAAAGCCCGCTATAAAGAGCAAGGAAAAGTAGCCGTACTACATGAACAATCCTATTTTGAGCGAGTGCAAGGTAACTGGCGATATAAAGACGGTGTGCTTAACCCACCTAAGATCCCGGCAAATCAGCCCTGCCCTTGTGGAAAGTTACAAGATGGACGGATTAAAAAGTACAAACACTGCTGTGCTCAGCACTGA
- the purU gene encoding formyltetrahydrofolate deformylase, which yields MERKILLTHCPDAKGLISKITNICYKHQLNIMRNDEFVDYENGHFFMRTELEGYFNDHTLLADLDDALPHGSERRLVPAGHKRVVIMVTKEAHCLGDILIKQFSGAMTLDIAAVVGNYEALADLTAKFDIPFHCVSHEGLNRAEHEQKMMAIIDDYQPDYVILAKYMRILSPDFVARYEQRLINIHHSFLPAFIGASPYRQAYERGVKMIGATAHFVTNELDEGPIIEQDVIHVNHVFSASDMAKAGRDVERSVLSRALNLVLEEKVFVYGNKTVVFK from the coding sequence ATGGAACGAAAAATACTGTTAACACACTGTCCCGATGCGAAGGGATTAATCTCTAAAATTACCAATATTTGCTATAAGCATCAGCTCAATATTATGCGTAATGATGAATTTGTCGACTATGAAAATGGTCACTTTTTTATGCGCACCGAGCTTGAGGGCTACTTTAACGATCATACTTTATTAGCAGACTTAGACGATGCGCTACCCCACGGCAGTGAGCGCCGTTTAGTCCCCGCGGGCCATAAGCGCGTTGTTATCATGGTGACTAAAGAAGCCCATTGCTTAGGAGATATTTTAATTAAGCAGTTTTCGGGCGCTATGACCCTTGATATTGCCGCTGTGGTAGGGAATTACGAAGCATTAGCTGACTTAACGGCTAAATTCGATATCCCGTTTCATTGCGTGTCTCACGAGGGCTTAAATCGTGCAGAGCATGAGCAAAAAATGATGGCCATTATCGATGACTATCAGCCCGACTATGTCATATTAGCCAAGTATATGCGTATTTTAAGCCCCGATTTTGTAGCTCGCTATGAGCAGCGATTAATTAATATCCATCATTCTTTCTTACCGGCCTTTATTGGTGCCAGCCCCTATCGTCAGGCGTATGAGCGCGGTGTTAAGATGATTGGCGCCACCGCCCACTTTGTGACTAACGAGCTTGATGAAGGACCGATCATTGAACAAGACGTCATCCATGTGAATCATGTCTTTAGTGCCTCTGATATGGCAAAAGCAGGACGAGATGTAGAACGTTCGGTATTAAGCCGCGCACTTAATTTAGTCTTGGAAGAAAAAGTCTTTGTTTATGGCAATAAGACGGTAGTGTTTAAATAG